In one window of Streptomyces sp. FXJ1.172 DNA:
- a CDS encoding ABC transporter ATP-binding protein — MLLSLDAATVRFGGRAVLDAVGLQVAEHEVVCVLGPSGSGKSTLLRAVAGLQPLSGGRVLLDGRDQRGVPAHKRGVGLMFQDHQLFPQRDVGANVAFGLRMHGVGKGERDAEVGQLLELVGLPGAARRAVAGLSGGEQQRVALARALAPRPRLLMLDEPLGQLDRSLRERLVVELRELFGRLGTTVLAVTHDQGEAFALADRVVVMRDGRIAQSGTPLEVWQRPADAFVARFLGFDNVAEATVAGTAADSPWGKLPVPDGCAQGARTVLVRPAGVRLVAADAGLPCTVTARTFKDTHVAVRLRPGDGPRLEAACALRDAPEVGDAVGVEFDAAEIVVLD, encoded by the coding sequence ATGCTGCTCAGCCTCGATGCCGCGACCGTGCGCTTCGGCGGGCGGGCCGTGCTCGACGCCGTCGGTCTTCAGGTCGCCGAGCACGAGGTGGTGTGCGTGCTCGGGCCCAGTGGCAGCGGGAAGTCGACGCTGCTCAGGGCGGTGGCCGGGCTCCAGCCCCTGTCCGGCGGGCGGGTCCTGCTCGACGGCCGCGACCAGAGGGGGGTGCCCGCGCACAAGCGGGGCGTCGGCCTGATGTTCCAGGACCACCAGCTCTTCCCGCAGCGGGACGTCGGTGCGAACGTCGCCTTCGGGCTGCGCATGCACGGCGTCGGCAAGGGGGAACGGGACGCCGAGGTCGGGCAGTTGCTGGAGCTGGTCGGGCTGCCCGGGGCGGCGCGACGGGCCGTGGCCGGGCTCTCCGGCGGCGAACAGCAGCGCGTGGCCCTCGCCCGTGCGCTGGCGCCGAGGCCCCGGCTGCTGATGCTGGACGAGCCGCTCGGCCAGCTCGACCGCTCGCTCAGGGAGCGCCTGGTGGTCGAACTGCGGGAACTCTTCGGCCGGTTGGGCACCACCGTGCTCGCCGTGACCCACGACCAGGGCGAGGCGTTCGCGCTGGCCGACCGGGTGGTGGTGATGCGGGACGGGCGGATCGCCCAGTCCGGCACGCCGCTCGAGGTCTGGCAGCGGCCGGCCGACGCCTTCGTGGCCCGTTTCCTCGGCTTCGACAACGTGGCCGAGGCGACCGTCGCCGGGACGGCCGCCGACAGCCCCTGGGGCAAACTGCCGGTGCCCGACGGCTGCGCGCAGGGAGCGCGCACGGTGCTGGTCCGGCCCGCCGGAGTACGGCTCGTGGCGGCCGACGCGGGCCTGCCCTGCACGGTGACCGCCCGTACCTTCAAGGACACCCATGTGGCCGTCCGTCTCCGGCCGGGGGACGGGCCGCGCCTGGAGGCTGCCTGTGCGCTGCGGGACGCGCCGGAGGTGGGGGACGCGGTGGGCGTGGAGTTCGACGCGGCCGAAATCGTCGTGCTCGACTGA
- a CDS encoding maleylpyruvate isomerase family mycothiol-dependent enzyme, with protein sequence MTVLAHDRYCDEIDHQISQLRELVTSAPDLSATVPTCPDWSLERLVRHVGGALRWVAVTVRTRAQERVPREQVPLGEGPEAEGDAAALDAWLAQTADMVVPALREAGPEAKVWSWTGMSTSGFWARRMTHEITVHRADAALTTRAPYEVAPDVAADALDEWLQLVDWVQRSGVREWGEELRRPGRSIHLHATDAGPALNAEWLIELGAEGASWRRGHEKATVALRGPLTSVLLAFYRRLPLDAPGLEVLGERELLERWLEQTTFG encoded by the coding sequence ATGACCGTGCTTGCGCATGACCGCTACTGCGATGAAATCGACCATCAGATCAGCCAGTTGAGGGAGCTGGTGACCTCTGCCCCCGATCTCTCGGCCACCGTGCCGACCTGCCCGGACTGGTCGCTGGAACGGTTGGTACGCCATGTGGGCGGCGCCCTGCGCTGGGTGGCCGTGACGGTCCGCACCCGGGCCCAGGAGCGCGTCCCGCGTGAGCAGGTGCCGCTCGGCGAGGGACCGGAGGCCGAGGGGGACGCGGCGGCCTTGGACGCGTGGCTGGCACAGACGGCCGACATGGTCGTCCCGGCGCTGCGCGAGGCCGGACCGGAGGCCAAGGTCTGGTCCTGGACCGGCATGTCCACGAGCGGGTTCTGGGCCCGCCGGATGACCCACGAGATCACCGTCCACCGGGCCGACGCGGCGCTCACCACCCGGGCCCCCTACGAGGTCGCGCCCGACGTCGCCGCCGACGCGCTGGACGAATGGCTGCAGCTCGTGGACTGGGTGCAGCGCAGCGGGGTGCGTGAGTGGGGCGAGGAACTGCGCCGGCCCGGCCGCAGCATCCATCTGCACGCCACCGACGCCGGCCCGGCGCTGAACGCCGAGTGGCTGATCGAGCTGGGGGCTGAGGGGGCGAGCTGGCGGCGCGGGCACGAGAAGGCCACGGTCGCCCTGCGCGGCCCCCTCACCTCCGTGCTGCTCGCGTTCTACCGCCGGCTGCCGCTGGACGCTCCGGGTCTGGAGGTCCTCGGCGAGCGGGAGCTGCTGGAGCGCTGGCTGGAGCAGACCACCTTCGGCTGA
- a CDS encoding VOC family protein — protein MYQQMIFVNLPVDDLDASKKFFTELGYTINPQFSDEKAASVVISDTIVAMLLTKPFYATFTKKEIADATKTSEVLVCLSAESRSKVDELVDRAIAAGGTETGPTQDHGFMYGRAFDDLDGHTWEVMWMDPAAVQG, from the coding sequence ATGTACCAGCAGATGATCTTCGTGAACCTGCCCGTGGACGACCTCGACGCCTCGAAGAAGTTCTTCACCGAGCTGGGCTACACGATCAACCCCCAGTTCAGCGACGAGAAGGCGGCCTCCGTGGTGATCAGCGACACCATCGTCGCGATGCTGCTGACCAAGCCGTTCTACGCGACCTTCACCAAGAAGGAGATCGCCGACGCCACGAAGACCAGCGAGGTGCTGGTCTGTCTGAGTGCGGAGAGCCGCTCGAAGGTCGACGAGCTGGTCGACAGGGCGATCGCGGCGGGCGGCACGGAGACCGGCCCGACCCAGGACCACGGCTTCATGTACGGCCGCGCCTTCGACGACCTCGACGGCCACACCTGGGAGGTCATGTGGATGGACCCGGCGGCGGTCCAGGGCTGA
- a CDS encoding phosphatidate cytidylyltransferase: MSDSSWGAPRAAGQAGYWGPTVGGPVQGAAPAGPAYDAPEAQHTRPMPIVPDEPAYGGHQDDDQGAASPSGPLFHNKVRPEPPTARSFPAENQNPEPMPDAPQPAPAPQKKSAGRDLSAAIGVGVGLGVVIVASLFIRKAVFVGVIAVAVVVGLWELTSRLQERKGIKAPLVPLAVGGAAMVVAGYARGAEGAWVAMALTALAALVWRMTEPPEGYLKDVTAGVFAAFYVPFLATFVAMMLTADDGSWRVLTFLLLTVVSDTGAYAVGWRFGKHKLAPRISPGKTREGLLGAVLFAMAAGALCMQFLIDDGTWWQGLLLGLAVAASATLGDLGESMIKRDLGIKDMGTLLPGHGGIMDRLDSLLPTAPVVWLLLVVFVGSG; the protein is encoded by the coding sequence ATGAGCGACTCTTCCTGGGGGGCGCCGCGAGCGGCGGGTCAGGCCGGCTACTGGGGGCCCACCGTGGGTGGACCTGTCCAGGGAGCCGCCCCGGCGGGTCCCGCGTACGATGCGCCCGAAGCGCAGCACACTCGCCCCATGCCCATCGTGCCCGACGAACCCGCGTACGGCGGACACCAGGACGACGACCAGGGGGCCGCTTCGCCGAGCGGCCCCCTGTTCCACAACAAGGTCCGCCCCGAGCCCCCGACGGCCCGGTCCTTCCCGGCCGAGAACCAGAATCCGGAGCCCATGCCCGACGCCCCCCAGCCGGCGCCAGCGCCGCAGAAGAAGAGCGCGGGCCGTGACCTGAGCGCGGCCATAGGGGTCGGTGTCGGGCTCGGTGTGGTGATCGTCGCGTCCCTGTTCATCCGCAAGGCCGTGTTCGTCGGCGTGATCGCGGTCGCCGTGGTCGTGGGCCTGTGGGAGCTGACCAGCAGGCTGCAGGAGCGCAAGGGCATCAAGGCGCCGCTCGTGCCGCTCGCCGTGGGCGGCGCCGCGATGGTGGTCGCCGGGTACGCGCGCGGCGCGGAGGGGGCCTGGGTGGCCATGGCCCTGACGGCCCTCGCGGCCCTGGTCTGGCGCATGACGGAACCACCGGAGGGCTACCTCAAGGACGTCACCGCGGGCGTCTTCGCGGCGTTCTACGTGCCGTTCCTCGCCACGTTCGTCGCGATGATGCTCACCGCCGACGACGGTTCCTGGCGCGTCCTGACCTTCCTGCTCCTGACGGTCGTCAGCGACACCGGCGCCTACGCGGTCGGCTGGCGCTTCGGCAAGCACAAGCTGGCCCCGCGCATCAGCCCCGGCAAGACCCGCGAGGGCCTGCTGGGCGCGGTGCTGTTCGCCATGGCCGCGGGCGCGCTGTGCATGCAGTTCCTGATCGACGACGGCACCTGGTGGCAGGGCCTGCTGCTCGGCCTCGCCGTCGCGGCCAGCGCCACGCTGGGCGACCTCGGCGAGTCTATGATCAAACGCGACCTGGGCATCAAGGACATGGGCACCTTGCTCCCGGGCCACGGCGGCATCATGGACCGCCTGGACTCGCTGCTGCCGACGGCGCCGGTGGTCTGGCTCCTCCTGGTGGTCTTCGTCGGCTCCGGCTGA
- a CDS encoding LAETG motif-containing sortase-dependent surface protein produces MSISRRSARRSARILGVASASAAVVLGLSSTAFACNINEFKAEAKCNGDKGVIVVTDTDASGTPATITVFRTNNGGVEKQVAEQAVKGSAQGTPVTFQENWKPNATYRVHVTASPYVDQDITTPLTTPSTACKTGSSTPTPPASSTPKPSPSSSAPAGSPTPAPSDSASSSAPASAAPSNAPSPAAGSSNLAETGASSNTPLIAGIAGALVVVGGGAVFFGMRRRGARGDS; encoded by the coding sequence GTGTCCATATCCCGCCGCAGCGCACGTCGTTCCGCGCGCATCCTGGGTGTTGCCTCCGCCTCTGCCGCCGTGGTGCTGGGCCTGTCCAGCACCGCGTTCGCGTGCAACATCAATGAGTTCAAGGCCGAAGCCAAGTGCAACGGCGACAAGGGTGTCATCGTCGTCACCGACACCGACGCCTCCGGCACCCCTGCCACCATCACCGTGTTCCGGACGAACAACGGTGGCGTCGAGAAGCAGGTCGCCGAGCAGGCGGTCAAGGGCTCCGCCCAGGGCACTCCGGTCACCTTCCAGGAGAACTGGAAGCCGAACGCGACGTACCGCGTCCACGTCACGGCCAGCCCCTACGTCGACCAGGACATCACGACCCCGCTGACCACCCCGTCCACCGCCTGCAAGACCGGCAGCTCCACCCCGACCCCGCCGGCCTCCTCGACGCCGAAGCCGTCGCCGTCCTCGTCCGCCCCGGCCGGGTCCCCGACCCCGGCCCCGTCGGATTCCGCCTCCAGCTCCGCCCCGGCGAGCGCCGCCCCGAGCAACGCCCCGTCCCCGGCGGCCGGCAGCTCGAACCTCGCCGAGACCGGTGCCAGCTCCAACACCCCGCTGATCGCGGGCATCGCGGGCGCGCTGGTCGTCGTCGGCGGTGGCGCCGTCTTCTTCGGCATGCGCCGTCGCGGGGCGCGCGGCGACAGCTGA
- a CDS encoding ABC transporter ATP-binding protein — MEAPPDNDVLWARSLHFMHPDGSPGLAGVSLEVREGEIIAVTGPRGSGKTTLLRCLSALVPVRDGEVWFNSAPVHTLGPMARERLRRDRFGWIDPAPVLVPELNVWENAALPLMLRGTGRRRAKAAALEWLERLDVGDKARVRPHRLQQAERQRVCIARALAPAPTVLFADEPTAPLHRADRTHVLRTLTSAARSHGITVVLGTADPGIAALADRTVALLDGRRVRTVHLPDTPDTEGRAAWSLSV, encoded by the coding sequence ATGGAGGCCCCACCGGACAACGACGTGCTCTGGGCACGCTCGCTGCACTTCATGCACCCCGACGGCTCCCCCGGGCTCGCCGGGGTCTCGCTCGAGGTACGGGAGGGCGAGATCATCGCCGTCACCGGCCCGCGCGGCAGCGGCAAGACGACCCTGCTGCGCTGCCTGTCCGCACTGGTGCCGGTGCGGGACGGCGAGGTCTGGTTCAACAGCGCACCCGTGCACACCCTGGGCCCGATGGCCCGGGAGCGGCTGCGCCGGGACCGCTTCGGCTGGATCGACCCCGCACCGGTCCTGGTCCCCGAGCTGAACGTCTGGGAAAACGCCGCGCTCCCCCTGATGCTGCGCGGCACCGGCCGCCGCCGGGCCAAGGCCGCCGCACTGGAGTGGCTGGAGCGCCTCGACGTCGGCGACAAGGCCCGGGTGCGCCCGCACCGGCTCCAGCAGGCCGAGCGCCAGCGCGTCTGCATCGCCCGGGCACTGGCCCCGGCCCCCACGGTCCTGTTCGCCGACGAGCCGACGGCCCCGCTGCACCGCGCCGACCGCACCCATGTGCTGCGCACGCTGACCTCGGCCGCCCGCTCGCACGGCATCACCGTCGTGCTCGGCACGGCCGACCCCGGCATCGCGGCCCTCGCCGACCGCACCGTGGCCCTGCTGGACGGCCGGCGCGTGCGCACCGTGCACCTGCCGGACACTCCCGACACGGAAGGCCGGGCCGCGTGGTCGCTCTCCGTCTGA
- the frr gene encoding ribosome recycling factor gives MIEETLLEAEEKMEKAVVVAKEDFAAIRTGRAHPAMFNKIVADYYGAPTPINQLASFSVPEPRMAVVTPFDKSALRNIEQAIRDSDLGVNPSNDGNIIRVVFPELTEERRRDYIKVAKGKAEDARVSIRSVRRKAKDAIDKLIKDGEVGEDEGRRAEKELDDTTAKYVAQVDELLKHKEAELLEV, from the coding sequence GTGATCGAAGAGACCCTCCTCGAGGCCGAGGAGAAGATGGAGAAGGCCGTCGTGGTCGCCAAGGAGGACTTCGCCGCGATCCGCACCGGGCGTGCGCACCCGGCGATGTTCAACAAGATCGTGGCCGACTACTACGGTGCCCCGACGCCGATCAACCAGCTGGCCTCGTTCTCCGTGCCGGAGCCGCGCATGGCGGTGGTGACCCCGTTCGACAAGAGCGCGCTGCGCAACATCGAGCAGGCGATCCGCGACTCCGACCTGGGCGTCAACCCCAGCAACGACGGCAACATCATCCGTGTGGTCTTCCCCGAGCTGACCGAGGAGCGCCGCCGCGACTACATCAAGGTCGCCAAGGGCAAGGCCGAGGACGCGCGCGTGTCCATCCGTTCCGTGCGCCGCAAGGCCAAGGACGCCATCGACAAGCTGATCAAGGACGGCGAGGTCGGCGAGGACGAGGGCCGCCGCGCGGAGAAGGAGCTGGACGACACCACGGCGAAGTACGTCGCCCAGGTGGACGAGCTTCTCAAGCACAAGGAAGCGGAGCTGCTCGAAGTCTGA
- a CDS encoding ABC transporter permease, with the protein MALPVAFFALFFAWPVAAIVARGLKVDGAWQLGRIADVVTQPDIRHVLWFTTWQALASTALTLLLALPAAYVFARLDFPGKQLLRAVVTVPFVLPTVVAGTAFLALAGRGGLLDELWGVRLDTTVWAILLAHVFFNYAVVVRTVGGLWAQLDPRQEEAARMLGASPLGAWRKVTLPALAPAVAAAALMVFLFTFTSFGVVQILGGPTFSTLEVEIYRQTSEIFDLSTAAVLTLLQFAAVGAILAVHAWTVRRRESALRLVDPKVTVRRPRGVGQWALLAGVLVTIALLLVLPLAVLVRRSLDAPGFGYYRALTSADGGTFLVAPVHAVWTSLQYAVAATAIAVVIGALAAAALARRDAGRLVRGFDALLMLPLGVSAVTVGFGFLIALDKPPLDLRQSWILVPLAQALVGAPFVVRTMLPVLRAVDGRLREAAAVLGASPWRVWREVDLPLVRRALLVAAGFAFAVSLGEFGATVFIARPDNPTLPVAVARLLSRPGDLNYGQAMALSTILMVVCAAALLILERLRTDRTGEF; encoded by the coding sequence ATGGCCCTGCCCGTCGCCTTCTTCGCGCTGTTCTTCGCCTGGCCCGTGGCCGCGATCGTCGCGCGCGGGCTGAAGGTGGACGGCGCCTGGCAGTTGGGGCGGATCGCGGACGTCGTCACGCAGCCGGACATCCGGCACGTGCTGTGGTTCACCACCTGGCAGGCGCTCGCCTCCACCGCGCTCACCCTGCTCCTCGCGCTGCCCGCCGCCTACGTCTTCGCCCGCCTGGACTTCCCCGGCAAGCAGTTGCTGCGGGCCGTCGTCACCGTCCCGTTCGTGCTCCCGACCGTCGTCGCCGGCACCGCCTTCCTGGCCCTGGCCGGGCGGGGCGGTCTGCTGGACGAGCTGTGGGGCGTACGGCTGGACACCACGGTGTGGGCGATCCTGCTCGCGCACGTCTTCTTCAACTACGCGGTCGTCGTACGGACCGTCGGCGGACTGTGGGCGCAGCTCGACCCCCGGCAGGAGGAGGCCGCCCGGATGCTGGGCGCCTCTCCGCTCGGCGCCTGGCGGAAGGTCACCCTGCCGGCGCTCGCCCCCGCCGTGGCCGCCGCCGCGCTGATGGTCTTCCTGTTCACCTTCACCTCCTTCGGCGTCGTCCAGATCCTCGGCGGGCCCACGTTCTCCACCCTCGAGGTCGAGATCTACCGGCAGACCTCCGAGATCTTCGACCTGTCCACGGCCGCCGTCCTCACCCTCCTGCAGTTCGCCGCCGTCGGCGCGATCCTGGCCGTGCACGCGTGGACCGTACGGCGCCGGGAGAGCGCCCTGCGGCTCGTCGACCCCAAGGTCACCGTCCGCCGCCCGCGCGGCGTCGGGCAGTGGGCGCTGCTCGCCGGGGTGCTCGTGACCATCGCGCTGCTCCTCGTGCTGCCGCTCGCCGTCCTCGTCCGGCGCTCGCTGGACGCACCCGGCTTCGGCTACTACCGGGCGCTCACGAGCGCCGACGGCGGTACGTTCCTGGTGGCGCCCGTGCACGCGGTATGGACCTCGCTGCAGTACGCCGTCGCCGCCACCGCCATCGCCGTCGTGATCGGCGCGCTCGCCGCCGCCGCGCTCGCCCGCCGGGACGCCGGACGGCTGGTCCGCGGCTTCGACGCGCTGCTGATGCTGCCGCTCGGCGTGTCCGCCGTGACCGTCGGCTTCGGCTTCCTGATCGCGCTCGACAAGCCGCCGCTGGACCTCAGGCAGTCCTGGATCCTCGTCCCGCTCGCGCAGGCGCTGGTGGGCGCCCCCTTCGTCGTACGGACCATGCTGCCCGTGCTGCGCGCGGTGGACGGCCGGCTGCGGGAGGCCGCCGCCGTGCTCGGGGCCTCGCCCTGGCGGGTGTGGCGGGAGGTGGACCTGCCGCTGGTGCGGCGGGCGCTGCTGGTCGCCGCCGGGTTCGCGTTCGCCGTCTCGCTCGGCGAGTTCGGCGCGACCGTGTTCATCGCCCGGCCCGACAACCCCACCCTCCCGGTCGCCGTGGCGCGGCTGCTCAGCCGCCCCGGTGACCTCAACTACGGCCAGGCGATGGCCCTTTCGACCATTCTGATGGTGGTGTGCGCCGCCGCGCTGCTGATCCTGGAGCGGCTGCGCACCGACCGGACGGGGGAGTTCTAG
- a CDS encoding YceI family protein: MNLFGRSSFQRRAQPSAAPVASAAPVAGATATAVRPDPALADLTGEWLIDPAHSRIGFSVRHAMVTTVRGAFPQYESRLYFDGRDPSRSRADIVLYTSSIDTGVEQRDAHLVGRQFLDAAAHPRMTFTSTTVRLLDKDVYRMTGDLTIKDTTRPVDLDLTYIGHVTDAFGDERVGFDGTTTINRSDWGLTYDAKLAQGGAMVSETVRLQFDIAAIRTTTGA, translated from the coding sequence ATGAACCTTTTCGGCCGCAGTTCCTTTCAGCGGCGCGCGCAGCCTTCCGCCGCGCCAGTGGCGAGCGCCGCACCGGTGGCCGGTGCCACCGCCACCGCCGTACGGCCCGATCCCGCGCTGGCGGACCTCACCGGCGAGTGGCTGATCGATCCCGCGCACAGCAGGATCGGGTTCTCGGTGCGGCACGCGATGGTGACAACGGTGCGCGGTGCCTTCCCGCAGTACGAGAGCCGCCTGTACTTCGACGGCCGCGACCCGTCCCGCTCCCGGGCCGACATCGTGCTGTACACCTCCAGCATCGACACCGGTGTCGAGCAGCGTGACGCACACCTGGTCGGGCGCCAGTTCCTGGACGCCGCCGCCCACCCGCGGATGACCTTCACGAGTACCACCGTGCGGCTCCTGGACAAGGACGTCTACCGCATGACCGGCGACCTCACGATCAAGGACACCACCCGCCCGGTCGACCTGGACCTCACCTACATCGGCCATGTCACCGACGCGTTCGGTGACGAGCGGGTCGGCTTCGACGGCACGACCACGATCAACCGCTCCGACTGGGGCCTGACCTACGACGCCAAACTGGCCCAGGGCGGGGCCATGGTGAGCGAAACGGTCCGCCTCCAGTTCGACATCGCGGCGATCCGCACCACGACCGGGGCCTGA
- the rlmN gene encoding 23S rRNA (adenine(2503)-C(2))-methyltransferase RlmN — MPKPGELTFVAPRGAKKPPRHLADLTPAERKDAVAGIGEKPFRAKQLSQHYFARYAHDPEQWTDIPAGSREKLREALFPELMTVVRHLSTDQGTTRKTLWRLFDGTLVESVLMRYPDRVTMCISSQAGCGMNCPFCATGQAGLDRNLSTAEIVHQIVDGMRALRDGEVPGGPARLSNIVFMGMGEPLANYNRVVSAIRALTDPAPDGLGLSQRGITVSTVGLVPAIHRFADEGFKCRLAISLHAPDDELRDTLVPVNTRWKVREVLDAGFEYVEKSGRRLSIEYALIRDINDQAWRGDRLGRLLKGKPVHVNLIPLNPTPGSKWTASRPEDEKAFVEAIEAHGVPVTIRDTRGQEIDGACGQLAATER, encoded by the coding sequence ATGCCTAAGCCCGGAGAACTCACTTTCGTCGCGCCGCGCGGAGCCAAGAAGCCGCCGCGGCATCTCGCCGACCTCACGCCCGCCGAGCGCAAGGACGCGGTGGCCGGGATCGGCGAGAAGCCGTTCCGTGCCAAGCAGCTCTCGCAGCACTACTTCGCGCGGTACGCGCACGACCCGGAGCAGTGGACCGACATCCCCGCCGGATCGCGCGAGAAGCTACGAGAGGCGCTGTTCCCGGAGCTGATGACGGTCGTCCGGCATCTGTCGACCGACCAGGGCACCACCCGCAAGACCCTGTGGCGGCTGTTCGACGGGACCCTGGTCGAGTCCGTGCTGATGCGCTATCCGGACCGGGTCACCATGTGCATCAGCTCGCAGGCGGGCTGCGGCATGAACTGCCCGTTCTGTGCCACCGGGCAGGCCGGCCTGGACCGGAACCTGTCCACGGCCGAGATCGTGCACCAGATCGTCGACGGGATGCGCGCGCTGCGCGACGGGGAAGTGCCGGGCGGGCCCGCGCGGCTGTCCAACATCGTCTTCATGGGGATGGGCGAGCCGCTGGCCAACTACAACCGGGTCGTGAGTGCGATCCGGGCGCTCACCGATCCCGCCCCGGACGGGCTCGGGCTGTCCCAGCGCGGGATCACCGTCTCCACCGTCGGACTGGTGCCGGCCATCCACCGGTTCGCCGACGAGGGCTTCAAGTGCCGGCTCGCGATCTCGCTGCACGCCCCCGACGACGAGCTGCGCGACACCCTCGTCCCCGTGAACACGCGGTGGAAGGTGCGCGAGGTGCTGGACGCCGGGTTCGAGTACGTCGAGAAGAGCGGCCGCCGGCTGTCGATCGAGTACGCGCTGATCCGCGACATCAACGACCAGGCCTGGCGCGGTGACCGGCTCGGGCGGCTGCTCAAGGGCAAGCCCGTGCACGTCAACCTGATCCCGCTCAACCCGACGCCGGGCTCGAAGTGGACCGCTTCCCGGCCCGAGGACGAGAAGGCGTTCGTGGAGGCCATTGAGGCCCATGGGGTGCCGGTGACCATCCGGGACACCCGGGGGCAGGAGATCGACGGAGCCTGTGGTCAGCTCGCGGCCACCGAGCGGTAG
- a CDS encoding thiamine ABC transporter substrate-binding protein has translation MHNKTLVAAAVGLGLFALSACGSTGTKSAADAKTVTLVSHDSWAVSKNVLQDFEKKTGYKVRVLKDGDAGQAVNKAILTKDNPQGDVFFGVDNTLLSRALSGGLFQPYQAQGLGQVGAAYQLDQDKHRVTPVDYGDICVNYDKAYFGKHKLTPPQSFADLAKPEYKNLLVTENAATSSPGLGFLLGSAAQFGDGGWQGYWKKLKANGVKVVDGWEQAYYQEFSGSSEGKKAGGDRPLVVSYASSPPAEVIYAKKRPSTAPTGVASGTCFRQIEFAGLLSNAGNPKGAKAFIDFLVSKEFQQDMPLNMYVYPVLKGAKVPAEFTEYGPAAQHPETMAPGKIAANRDQWVKSWTSLVLK, from the coding sequence GTGCACAACAAGACCCTCGTGGCCGCCGCGGTCGGCCTCGGCCTCTTCGCCCTGTCCGCGTGCGGATCGACGGGCACCAAGAGCGCCGCCGACGCCAAGACCGTCACCCTCGTCAGCCACGACTCGTGGGCCGTGTCCAAGAACGTGCTCCAGGACTTCGAGAAGAAGACCGGGTACAAGGTCCGCGTCCTGAAGGACGGCGACGCCGGGCAGGCCGTCAACAAGGCCATCCTCACCAAGGACAACCCGCAGGGCGACGTCTTCTTCGGCGTCGACAACACCCTGCTCTCCCGCGCTCTCTCGGGCGGCCTCTTCCAGCCGTACCAGGCGCAGGGCCTCGGCCAGGTCGGCGCCGCCTACCAGCTCGACCAGGACAAGCACCGGGTCACGCCGGTCGACTACGGCGACATCTGCGTCAACTACGACAAGGCGTACTTCGGCAAGCACAAGCTGACCCCGCCGCAGTCCTTCGCCGACCTGGCCAAGCCCGAGTACAAGAACCTCCTGGTCACGGAGAACGCCGCCACCTCCTCGCCCGGCCTCGGCTTCCTGCTGGGCAGTGCCGCGCAGTTCGGGGACGGGGGCTGGCAGGGCTACTGGAAGAAGCTCAAGGCCAACGGCGTCAAGGTGGTCGACGGCTGGGAGCAGGCCTACTACCAGGAGTTCTCGGGCTCGTCGGAGGGCAAGAAGGCGGGCGGTGACCGGCCGCTCGTGGTGTCGTACGCCTCCTCGCCGCCCGCCGAGGTGATCTACGCCAAGAAGCGGCCCAGCACCGCCCCGACCGGTGTGGCGAGCGGAACCTGCTTCCGGCAGATCGAGTTCGCCGGGCTGCTGAGCAACGCCGGGAACCCCAAGGGCGCCAAGGCGTTCATCGACTTCCTGGTCTCCAAGGAGTTCCAGCAGGACATGCCGCTGAACATGTACGTCTACCCGGTGCTGAAGGGCGCCAAGGTGCCCGCCGAGTTCACCGAGTACGGCCCGGCCGCCCAGCATCCCGAGACCATGGCCCCCGGCAAGATCGCCGCCAACCGTGACCAGTGGGTCAAGTCGTGGACCTCGCTCGTACTGAAGTAG
- a CDS encoding PRC-barrel domain-containing protein encodes MIHSADIREWRNHDVIDPKGRKIGALEAVYVDTTTDAPSMATVRTGLPTRHRLVFVPLDEATLGPGYVRVAHSRGIVRKAPAIGTDDVLPVQREEEIFKHYDRPYEPGADRGRRLARG; translated from the coding sequence ATGATCCATTCAGCCGATATCCGCGAGTGGCGCAACCACGACGTGATCGATCCCAAGGGCCGCAAGATCGGGGCCCTGGAAGCGGTCTACGTGGACACCACCACCGACGCGCCGTCCATGGCCACCGTCCGCACGGGGCTGCCGACTCGGCACCGGCTCGTCTTCGTCCCCCTCGACGAGGCGACCCTGGGGCCCGGATACGTGCGGGTGGCGCACTCGAGAGGGATCGTGAGGAAGGCACCGGCGATCGGCACAGACGACGTCCTGCCGGTGCAAAGGGAAGAAGAGATCTTCAAACATTACGACAGGCCGTACGAACCTGGCGCCGACCGCGGACGCCGTCTCGCGCGCGGCTGA